In the genome of Populus alba chromosome 11, ASM523922v2, whole genome shotgun sequence, one region contains:
- the LOC118051892 gene encoding protein IQ-DOMAIN 9, protein MGSGDWFKTIISIKKVKDDSSKQAKGSSTSAKSNGFKWKNKLQKESASFANGSNRANPRFPDMPVEDLAATRIQTAFRAYRARKTLRCLKGKVRLQIITQNYSFKKQAATTLNYLHSWSQIQAQIRARRLFMVTEGRLRQKKLENQLKLEAKLHDLEVEWSGGSESMEKILARIHQREEAAVKRERAMAYAFSHQWRASYGHDLGVVNYELGKANWGWSWKERWIAARPWESRVAAMSVSPKKMKSRQANKVDETTKLPTRKTPVSSKPSLFNGKGTPTAQRLSYPPAEKRVSLDGSIKSDAANNKREQLVS, encoded by the exons ATGGGTTCTGGAGATTGGTTTAAGACAATAATTAGCATAAAGAAAGTGAAGGATGACAGCTCAAAACAAGCAAAG GGGTCTTCAACTTCTGCAAAATCAAATGGCTTCAAATGGAAGAACAAGCTTCAAAAAGAAtctgcaagctttgcaaatggTTCCAATAGGGCCAATCCCAGATTTCCTGACATGCCAGTTGAGGATTTGGCTGCCACTCGGATTCAAACGGCATTCAGGGCTTACAGG GCTAGGAAAACTCTTCGCTGTTTGAAAGGTAAAGTGAGATTACAGATCATCACCCAGAATTATTCTTTCAAAAAGCAAGCTGCAACTACTTTGAACTACCTTCACTCATGGAGCCAAATACAGGCCCAGATTAGAGCCCGTAGACTCTTTATGGTTACCGAAGGCCGGTTAAGGCAGAAGAAATTAGAGAATCAACTAAAACTTGAGGCAAAGCTTCACGATCTGgag GTTGAATGGAGTGGTGGCTCTGAATCAATGGAGAAAATCCTTGCAAGAATACACCAGAGGGAAGAAGCAGCAGTTAAGCGGGAACGAGCAATGGCATATGCCTTTTCTCATCAG TGGAGGGCCAGCTACGGTCATGACCTTGGGGTGGTTAATTATGAACTTGGGAAAGCTAATTGGGGCTGGAGTTGGAAGGAACGTTGGATTGCTGCTCGACCATGGGAAAGCCGTGTCGCCGCCATGTCTGTTAGtccaaagaaaatgaagagcAGGCAGGCTAATAAGGTTGACGAAACGACAAAGTTGCCAACCAGAAAAACACCAGTTTCATCTAAACCATCATTATTTAACGGGAAAGGAACTCCAACGGCGCAGAGATTATCTTACCCGCCAGCTGAAAAAAGGGTTTCACTTGACGGAAGCATTAAATCTGATGCAGCAAACAATAAACGTGAACAGTTGGTATCTTAA
- the LOC118051799 gene encoding nudix hydrolase 15, mitochondrial, translated as MDSYGSQRLVALAQQLRFYKPPSPSPDEIEEQNIEESAGKVVSQVGFQESATSIFKDPERFRPKRAAVLVCIFEGDAGEFRVILTKRSSRLSSHSGEVSLPGGKADERDKDDFETATREAKEEIGLDPSLVDVVTVLEPFLSKHLLRVIPVIGILSNKKAFKPTPNPAEVEAIFDAPLEMFIKDENRRVEESEWMGEKYLIHFFDYETENKKYLIWGLTAGVLIKAATVVFQRPPAFMEQNPRFKFPEGANKDMVMR; from the exons ATGGATTCTTATGGATCCCAAAGGCTTGTGGCTTTAGCCCAGCAGCTTCGCTTCTACAAGCCACCCTCTCCATCACCAGATGAAATTGAAGAGCAAAACATCGAGGAAAGTGCAGGTAAAGTTGTTTCCCAAGTGGGTTTTCAAGAATCTGCAACCTCAATTTTTAAAGACCCTGAAAGGTTTAGACCCAAAAGAGCTGCTGTTTTGGTCTGCATCTTTGAAGGTGATGCTGGTGAATTTCGTGTTATTTTGACTAAGAGATCCTCCAGATTGTCTTCTCATTCAG GTGAAGTTTCATTACCCGGGGGGAAAGCAGATGAGAGAGATAAGGATGATTTTGAAACAGCAACAAGAGAGGCAAAGGAGGAAATTGGGTTGGATCCCTCACTTGTGGATGTTGTTACCGTTCTTGAACCATTTCTGTCTAAG CACCTCCTCAGAGTAATTCCTGTTATAGGCATCCTCTCCAATAAGAAGGCATTCAAGCCCACTCCAAATCCTGCTGAAGTGGAAGCAATATTTGATGCTCCCTTGGAAATGTTCATCAAG GATGAAAATCGACGAGTAGAGGAGAGTGAATGGATGGGAGAAAAGTATCTGATTCATTTCTTTGACTACGAAACAGAGAATAAAAAGTATTTGATATGGGGTTTAACTGCTGGGGTTTTGATTAAAGCTGCTACGGTGGTCTTCCAACGGCCACCAGCATTTATGGAGCAGAATCCAAGGTTCAAGTTTCCTGAAGGTGCAAATAAAGATATGGTGATGCGTTGA
- the LOC118051798 gene encoding magnesium-chelatase subunit ChlI, chloroplastic translates to MATILGTSSAAILAYRPFSKPSIPSLSLTSSGLSFGREYYGGIGLVGKKGRPPFQVAVACVATDIGSVEEAQKLASKENQRPVYPFAAIVGQDEMKLCLLLNVIDPRIGGVMIMGDRGTGKSTTVRSLVDLLPEIKVVAGDPYNSDPEDPESMGIEVRESVVKGEDLAVVMANINMVDLPLGATEDRVCGTIDIEKALTEGVKAFEPGLLAKANRGILYVDEVNLLDDHLVDVLLDSAASGWNTVEREGISISHPARFILIGSGNPEEGELRPQLLDRFGMHAQVGTVRDAELRVKIVEERARFDKNPKEFRHSYKAEQEKLRQQIASARACLSSVQIDHDLKVKISKVCAELNVDGLRGDIVTNRAAKSLAALKGRDQVTAEDIATVIPNCLRHRLRKDPLESIDSGLLVIEKFYEVFS, encoded by the exons ATGGCAACTATACTAGGAACTTCTTCCGCTGCAATTTTGGCATATAGACCCTTCTCCAAACCTTCCATTCCTTCTCTCTCCTTAACCTCCTCAG GGCTGAGTTTTGGGAGGGAGTATTATGGAGGGATTGGTCTTGTGGGTAAGAAAGGGAGGCCTCCGTTTCAGGTTGCAGTCGCCTGTGTTGCAACAGACATTGGCTCTGTTGAGGAG GCCCAGAAGCTTGCTTCGAAAGAAAACCAGAGACCAGTGTATCCATTTGCTGCAATAGTAGGGCAAGATGAGATGAAATTATGCCTTTTGTTAAATGTGATTGATCCTAGGATTGGAGGTGTCATGATCATGGGTGATAGAGGAACGGGGAAGTCCACGACTGTTAGGTCCTTGGTTGATTTACTTCCTGAAATTAAGGTAGTTGCTGGTGACCCCTATAATTCAGATCCAGAAGATCCAGAGTCTATGGGTATTGAAGTCAGGGAGAGTGTCGTGAAAGGGGAGGATCTCGCTGTTGTCATGGCCAATATTAACATGGTTGATTTGCCATTGGGAGCAACGGAGGATAGGGTTTGTGGGACAATTGACATCGAAAAGGCTCTTACCGAAGGGGTAAAGGCATTTGAGCCTGGTCTTCTTGCTAAAGCTAATAGAGGGATTCTTTATGTTGACGAAGTTAATCTTTTGGATGATCACTTAGTGGATGTTCTATTAGATTCAGCTGCATCAGGATGGAACACAGTGGAGAGAGAGGGTATTTCGATTTCACATCCTGCAAGGTTTATTTTGATTGGTTCTGGTAATCCTGAAGAAGGAGAGCTAAGGCCACAGCTACTAGATAGATTTGGAATGCATGCACAAGTGGGAACTGTAAGGGATGCAGAGCTCAGAGTGAAAATTGTGGAAGAGAGAGCTCGATTTGACAAAAATCCAAAGGAATTTCGTCATTCTTACAAGGCAGAGCAAGAGAAACTCCGGCAACAAATTGCCTCAGCTAGGGCTTGTCTTTCATCTGTACAGATAGATCATGATCTGAAGGTTAAAATCTCTAAGGTTTGTGCAGAGCTTAATGTTGATGGATTGAGAGGAGACATCGTGACAAATAGAGCTGCAAAATCCCTTGCTGCCCTGAAGGGTAGGGATCAAGTAACCGCAGAAGATATTGCTACTGTCATCCCCAATTGTTTGAGACATCGTCTTCGGAAGGATCCATTGGAGTCAATTGACTCAGGTTTACTTGTCATTGAGAAATTTTATGAGGTTTTTAGCTGA
- the LOC118051883 gene encoding uncharacterized protein has translation MAESEKKTSSSIDPKEKKSLFDVDIGNEFLGSWKSMPAMDDDKMDFGFDTVSSGKKKAFNFGNLDMNFDLGCDFGKLSSFKVDMSDLDFPISSKKAAKSKDTSEGESPMGNSQRKKDSFSFSFDFNELDNFDFGSTLKKDEKTSLKNLDIDGVVSDRSVRQGSMVNQARGSDAVLDDGQTEKPPASESVPTSKAETILGGGGGDSSLSVILPSISGMKEDTVVSHRPRTSTEKSISATAEETDRQSSSPERTVPAEPYALQTTQILAVQSLSKNDSTQDIVSNVEIEIGSPMTDVDVESGAEQILNGRTVDGTDPSHESAQPNNSDSLHLTGSDNNGGESKRTDGGTPIDNTVEAEPMPDDSDFETSSIRSLSGTAPQENNTSKDIRNSASKLLVTLASQSVVDKMTIIKEKESRGVCSKIFRRSAEPEPQLHHPSSEGVEVSSYGSKGISSLQLIHPEIGKRQGFTTIDAHLGRKLVGDSKSAFRELSKGEPTLLGSEKNVKTLCNIRESINYDGGQKGSKPVVAPRTLADKEVPKRNPPGIGSKMNINDLHNFG, from the exons ATGGCAGAGTCGGAGAAGAAAACTTCATCATCAATTGATCCGAAAGAGAAAAAGTCGTTGTTCG ATGTTGACATTGGAAATGAGTTCCTTGGCTCCTGGAAATCAATGCCAGCTATGGATGATGACAAAATGGATTTTGGCTTTGACACAGTTTCCAGTGGCAAGAAAAAGGCATTTAACTTTGGGAACTT AGATATGAATTTTGATCTGGGTTGTGATTTTGGCAAGTTATCATCCTTCAAAGTTGACATGTCAGACCTTGATTTCCCAATCTCATCCAAAAAGGCTGCAAAATCTAAAGATACATCTGAAGGGGAATCTCCTATGGGTAATAGTCAGAGGAAAAAGGACagcttttcattctcttttgaCTTTAATGA GTtggataattttgattttggttcaactttaaaaaaagatgaaaaaacttCCTTGAAGAACCTAGATATCGATGGGGTTGTTTCAGATAGAAGTGTGCGACAAGGCTCCATGGTTAATCAGGCTAGGGGCTCTGATGCAGTTCTTGATGATGGCCAAACTGAAAAGCCTCCAGCATCAGAGAGTGTACCAACCTCAAAGGCTGAGACTATTttaggtggtggaggaggagacaGTTCTTTGAGTGTCATTTTGCCTTCAATATCAGGAATGAAAGAAGACACAGTTGTGTCACACAGACCAAGAACTTCCACAGAGAAATCAATTTCTGCTACTGCTGAAGAAACAGACCGACAAAGTAGTTCCCCTGAGAGGACAGTGCCAGCTGAGCCATATGCTCTACAAACAACACAGATATTAGCAGTTCAGTCTCTTAGCAAGAATGATTCGACTCAAGATATTGTTTCAAATGTAGAGATAGAAATTGGTTCTCCGATGACAGATGTAGATGTAGAGTCAGGTGCAGAGCAAATTCTTAACGGCAGAACAGTCGATGGTACTGATCCTAGCCATGAAAGTGCACAGCCAAATAATTCAGATTCACTACATCTTACTGGATCAGACAATAATGGAGGTGAAAGCAAAAGGACAGATGGTGGAACCCCAATTGATAATACAGTTGAGGCTGAACCAATGCCTGATGATTCAGACTTTGAAACCAGTTCCATCAGAAGTCTTTCAGGGACAGCACCACAAGAAAACAATACCAGCAAGGATATCCGGAATTCAGCTTCAAAACTTTTGGTTACATTGGCAAG CCAATCCGTGGTTGATAAAATGACAATCATAAAGGAGAAAGAATCAAGAGGCGTCTGCTCTAAGATTTTTAGGAGATCCGCTGAACCTGAGCCCCAGCTACATCACCCATCCTCAGAAGGTGTGGAGGTATCTTCATATGGGAGCAAAGGAATTTCTTCCTTGCAATTAATTCATCCAGAAATTGGAAAAAG GCAGGGGTTCACTACAATCGATGCACACTTGGGTAGAAAATTGGTTGGGGATTCAAAATCAGCTTTTAGGGAATTATCAAAAGGTGAACCTACTTTACTGGGAAGTGAAAAGAATGTTAAAACTCTATGCAATATCAG GGAAAGTATCAACTATGATGGTGGACAAAAAGGCAGCAAGCCAGTTGTTGCTCCAAGAACTCTTGCTGATAAAGAAGTGCCAAAAAGGAATCCTCCTGGGATAGGAAGCAAAATGAACATTAATGACCTTCATAATTTTGGGTGA
- the LOC118051843 gene encoding uncharacterized protein At4g18490, which produces MGLLQNSKIISAEGLQAVKKTPDLSSMKNSKTMGENNGPNATRERDTSFFRNSEKNMEVKGNKASKSVLPLSNAEKNTPLITSLKRKTNEALNTDIVPSKPLKRLSLTPRESRNFKESPKSMVEDQVCDQGNQGARVTPTVLFDHPSGLQITEEVNMKDVEISVAAENDGNVEKAEAYAKELEDICKMLKKKHEEAKEIMVRAVVANNSLLMLNHPMFDEKISSFFL; this is translated from the exons ATGGGATTGTTACAGAACTCGAAGATAATTTCTGCTGAAGGGCTTCAAGCTGTGAAAAAGACACCTGATCTTTCTAGCATGAAAAATTCCAA GACTATGGGAGAAAACAATGGTCCAAATGCTACTCGTGAAAGGGATACCAGTTTTTTCAGGAACTCAGAGAAAAACATGGAAGTAAAGGGAAATAAAGCATCCAAGTCTGTCCTTCCTCTTTCCAATGCTGAGAAAAACACGCCACTGATCACATCTTTGAAGCGTAAAACAAATGAG GCATTGAATACAGATATAGTGCCATCAAAACCTCTCAAACGTCTCTCTTTGACACCTAGAGAAAGCAG AAACTTTAAGGAATCTCCAAAAAGTATGGTTGAAGATCAg GTTTGTGATCAAGGTAATCAAGGAGCCAGAGTGACCCCCACTGTTCTTTTTGACCATCCCTCCGGACTACAGATTACTGAGGAGGTGAACATGAAAGATGTAGAAATTTCTGTGGCAGCAGAAAATGATGGAAATGTTGAAAAGGCTGAAGCATATGCGAAAGAGCTCGAGGAT ATATGCAAAATGCTGAAGAAGAAACACGAGGAAGCGAAAGAAATCATGGTTCGAGCTGTTGTGGCCAATAACAGCTTGTTGATGCTTAACCATCCCATGTTTGATGAGAAgatatcctctttttttttataa